The Ranitomeya imitator isolate aRanImi1 chromosome 8, aRanImi1.pri, whole genome shotgun sequence genome window below encodes:
- the TM2D1 gene encoding TM2 domain-containing protein 1 isoform X2, whose product MASVGLGLSLISGFWFLCVAADDGIQKCDELRLGQYVCMDPEINPVTQEPIRCANFTAYAPCYPAPNISCKDNGGNVTTFSGKEIGFHRPFPCRNVNGYSYKVAVALSLFLGWLGADRFYLGYPALGMLKFCTVGFCGIGSLIDFILISMQIVGPSDGSSYIIDYYGARLIHLTINNETFRESQLYP is encoded by the exons ATGGCGTCGGTCGGGCTCGGTTTATCGCTGATCTCCGGGTTCTGGTTCTTGTGTGTGGCCGCCGATGACGGGATCCAGAAGTGCGACGAGCTGcggctgggaca atatgtgtgcatggacCCTGAAATAAACCCCGTGACTCAAGAGCCGATCCGGTGCGCCAACTTTACAGCTTATG CTCCATGTTATCCTGCACCAAATATCTCCTGTAaagataatggggggaacgtcaccACGTTCTCTGGAAAAGAAATCGGGTTCCACAGACCCTTCCCGTGCCGCAATGT GAATGGATATTCCTACAAAGTGGCCGTGGCGCTCTCATTATTTCTTGGATGGTTGGGAGCTGACAGGTTCTACCTGGGTTACCCTGCTCTAG GAATGCTGAAGTTCTGCACAGTCGGCTTTTGTGGGATCGGCAGCCTCATTGATTTTATCCTCATCTCCATGCAG ATTGTTGGACCGTCTGATGGATCCAGTTATATAATCGACTACTACGGGGCTAGGCTGATCCACTTGACTATCAATAATGAGACGTTCAGAGAGTCGCAGTTGTACCCATAG
- the TM2D1 gene encoding TM2 domain-containing protein 1 isoform X1, whose protein sequence is MASVGLGLSLISGFWFLCVAADDGIQKCDELRLGQYVCMDPEINPVTQEPIRCANFTAYAPCYPAPNISCKDNGGNVTTFSGKEIGFHRPFPCRNVNGYSYKVAVALSLFLGWLGADRFYLGYPALGMLKFCTVGFCGIGSLIDFILISMQIVGPSDGSSYIIDYYGARLIHLTINNETFRESQLYP, encoded by the exons ATGGCGTCGGTCGGGCTCGGTTTATCGCTGATCTCCGGGTTCTGGTTCTTGTGTGTGGCCGCCGATGACGGGATCCAGAAGTGCGACGAGCTGcggctgggacaatat gtgtgcatggacCCTGAAATAAACCCCGTGACTCAAGAGCCGATCCGGTGCGCCAACTTTACAGCTTATG CTCCATGTTATCCTGCACCAAATATCTCCTGTAaagataatggggggaacgtcaccACGTTCTCTGGAAAAGAAATCGGGTTCCACAGACCCTTCCCGTGCCGCAATGT GAATGGATATTCCTACAAAGTGGCCGTGGCGCTCTCATTATTTCTTGGATGGTTGGGAGCTGACAGGTTCTACCTGGGTTACCCTGCTCTAG GAATGCTGAAGTTCTGCACAGTCGGCTTTTGTGGGATCGGCAGCCTCATTGATTTTATCCTCATCTCCATGCAG ATTGTTGGACCGTCTGATGGATCCAGTTATATAATCGACTACTACGGGGCTAGGCTGATCCACTTGACTATCAATAATGAGACGTTCAGAGAGTCGCAGTTGTACCCATAG